In Halovivax gelatinilyticus, the following are encoded in one genomic region:
- the thiC gene encoding phosphomethylpyrimidine synthase ThiC, with the protein MPRTQLQAARNGQVTTEMERVAERENQSAEFVRERVAAGEAVIPANRGHEALDPMIIGRAFSTKVNANIGNSETTSDPDEELEKLHTAVHYGADTVMDLSTGSDLDSIREANVDHSPVPIGTVPLYEAVKRAGDPESITRELLVDVIEKQARQGVDYMTIHAGILAEHLPLTEGRKTGIVSRGGSIVAKWMEETGEQNPLFTCYDEICEIFAEYDVTFSLGDSLRPGCLADACDDAQYAELDVLGELTRRAWDRGVQVMVEGPGHVPMDRIAENVERQRRVCDGAPFYVLGPLVTDVAPGYDHITSAIGAAIAAQEGAAMLCYVTPKEHLGLPDREDVREGLAAYRIAAHAGDVASGKQGARDWDDALSEARYAFDWTEQFSLALDPERARSYHDQTLPGDNYADARFCSMCGVEFCSMRIDQDAREAGDLAALRAETDLDDSAAAEVNLPPVGTHGNSASDSSDDTTQMRPEADRPPARE; encoded by the coding sequence ATGCCACGGACGCAGTTACAGGCCGCCCGGAACGGACAGGTTACGACGGAGATGGAACGCGTCGCCGAACGTGAAAACCAGAGCGCCGAATTCGTTCGCGAGCGGGTCGCGGCGGGCGAGGCGGTTATCCCGGCGAACCGAGGCCACGAGGCGCTCGATCCGATGATCATCGGCCGAGCGTTCTCGACGAAAGTCAACGCGAATATCGGCAACAGCGAGACGACGAGCGATCCCGACGAGGAACTCGAGAAACTGCACACTGCGGTGCACTACGGTGCGGATACGGTGATGGACCTTAGTACCGGAAGCGACCTCGACTCGATTCGCGAAGCGAACGTCGATCACTCGCCGGTTCCGATCGGCACGGTCCCGCTGTACGAGGCCGTCAAACGGGCCGGTGATCCCGAATCGATCACGCGCGAACTCCTCGTAGACGTCATCGAAAAACAGGCACGACAGGGCGTCGACTACATGACAATCCACGCCGGCATTCTCGCCGAGCACCTGCCGCTCACCGAGGGACGGAAGACGGGGATCGTCTCTCGCGGCGGCTCGATCGTCGCGAAGTGGATGGAAGAAACCGGCGAACAGAACCCGCTGTTTACCTGTTACGACGAGATCTGCGAGATCTTCGCCGAGTACGACGTGACGTTCAGTCTCGGCGACAGCCTCCGACCCGGCTGTTTGGCGGACGCCTGCGACGACGCGCAGTACGCCGAACTCGACGTCCTCGGGGAACTGACGCGTCGCGCGTGGGATCGCGGCGTCCAGGTGATGGTCGAAGGCCCAGGTCACGTTCCGATGGACCGAATCGCAGAAAACGTCGAACGCCAGCGACGCGTCTGCGACGGCGCGCCGTTTTACGTACTCGGTCCGCTGGTGACGGACGTCGCGCCCGGCTACGACCACATTACGAGCGCGATCGGTGCGGCCATCGCCGCCCAGGAGGGTGCCGCGATGCTCTGTTACGTCACGCCGAAAGAACACCTCGGGCTTCCCGACCGCGAGGACGTTCGCGAGGGGCTCGCTGCCTACCGGATCGCCGCCCACGCCGGCGACGTCGCGTCCGGCAAACAGGGGGCGCGCGACTGGGACGACGCCCTCTCGGAGGCGCGATACGCGTTCGACTGGACCGAGCAGTTCTCTCTCGCGCTCGATCCCGAGCGCGCTCGTTCCTATCACGACCAGACCCTTCCCGGCGACAACTACGCGGATGCACGCTTTTGCTCGATGTGCGGCGTGGAGTTCTGCTCGATGCGAATCGATCAGGACGCACGCGAGGCCGGCGACCTCGCCGCGTTACGGGCGGAGACGGATCTCGACGACTCCGCGGCGGCCGAGGTGAACTTGCCGCCGGTCGGTACGCACGGGAATTCGGCGTCCGACTCGTCGGACGACACCACCCAAATGCGTCCAGAGGCCGACCGTCCTCCCGCACGCGAGTAA
- a CDS encoding PhzF family phenazine biosynthesis protein has translation MSEQAETVSVRLVDAFAEEPLSGNPAGVVFDADALTTEQCQSIANELGASETAFLSRSDDADYRIRYFTPTQEVDLCGHATIGSVVAGGETGRLTDGTATIETNVGVLDVELDADGTAWMEQDAPTVREVSLEYDRVAAALGVDVAALEGVARDLPLAVASTGLPFLVVPITYLQDVGGADPDMAAIETLTDELDVTGVYLFTFDALSSESTVHGRMFAPGAGVPEDPVTGTASGAAGAYLRRFGAFSGGSTDTVTAGTGGDTSVAVSIDDAEPTELRFEQGHYVDRPGFVRVRVDGGVRVGGRGVVSMTGELRVPPTDESDIIEG, from the coding sequence ATGAGCGAGCAAGCAGAGACGGTGTCGGTCAGACTCGTCGACGCGTTCGCCGAGGAGCCCCTTTCCGGCAATCCGGCGGGCGTCGTCTTCGACGCCGACGCGCTCACTACCGAGCAGTGTCAGTCGATCGCGAACGAACTCGGCGCGAGCGAGACGGCGTTTCTCTCCCGGAGCGACGACGCCGACTACCGGATCCGGTACTTCACGCCGACCCAGGAGGTCGACCTCTGCGGGCACGCGACGATCGGATCGGTGGTCGCCGGGGGCGAAACCGGCCGACTCACCGACGGAACGGCGACGATCGAGACGAACGTCGGCGTCCTGGACGTCGAACTCGACGCGGACGGGACGGCCTGGATGGAGCAGGACGCCCCGACGGTTCGCGAGGTCTCGCTCGAGTACGATCGCGTCGCCGCGGCGCTCGGCGTCGACGTCGCGGCCCTGGAGGGGGTCGCTCGCGACCTGCCGCTCGCGGTCGCCTCGACCGGATTGCCGTTTCTGGTCGTCCCGATCACCTACCTGCAGGACGTCGGCGGAGCCGACCCCGATATGGCGGCGATCGAGACACTGACCGACGAACTCGACGTTACCGGCGTCTACCTCTTTACGTTCGACGCGCTCTCGTCGGAATCGACGGTCCACGGCCGGATGTTTGCGCCGGGGGCGGGCGTCCCCGAGGACCCGGTCACCGGGACGGCCAGCGGTGCGGCGGGCGCGTATCTCAGACGCTTCGGCGCGTTTTCCGGTGGTTCGACGGACACCGTCACGGCTGGGACGGGCGGCGATACCAGTGTTGCTGTCTCGATCGACGACGCCGAACCGACCGAACTCCGGTTCGAACAGGGCCACTACGTCGACAGGCCGGGATTCGTCCGCGTGCGCGTCGACGGCGGCGTTCGCGTCGGCGGCCGCGGCGTCGTCTCCATGACTGGCGAACTCCGCGTCCCGCCGACCGACGAGTCGGACATCATCGAGGGCTGA
- a CDS encoding DUF5817 domain-containing protein, with translation MYAVVGCSECSHLWLIEGRSETTTCPRCGSQKRYEQRRAFVETDDVDHAREVRASMLANRQGEGEAFASVDSFADLDDEVDGGVIDDAEYLEGSGLDPDEIDAAGDRRVRGSSAHGSRREIVERAIETLDEPTESAIVDYAGDRGVPADATTAIVEKLVRNGDVSESRGTYRLL, from the coding sequence ATGTACGCGGTCGTCGGTTGTAGCGAGTGTTCTCACCTCTGGTTGATCGAAGGCCGATCGGAAACGACGACCTGCCCGCGGTGTGGCTCGCAAAAGCGCTACGAGCAACGTCGGGCGTTCGTCGAAACCGACGACGTCGATCATGCCCGCGAGGTCAGAGCGTCGATGCTCGCGAACCGACAGGGCGAAGGGGAGGCGTTCGCCTCGGTCGATTCGTTCGCCGACCTCGACGACGAGGTCGACGGCGGAGTCATCGACGACGCGGAGTACCTGGAGGGGTCGGGGCTCGATCCGGACGAAATCGACGCGGCCGGCGACCGGCGCGTTCGCGGATCGTCCGCACACGGTTCGCGCCGGGAGATCGTCGAGCGGGCGATCGAGACGCTCGACGAGCCGACGGAGTCTGCAATCGTCGACTACGCCGGCGACCGCGGCGTCCCCGCCGACGCGACGACGGCGATCGTCGAAAAACTCGTTCGCAACGGCGACGTAAGCGAGAGTCGCGGCACGTATCGGCTGCTCTGA
- a CDS encoding glycosyltransferase, with product MKILWLRPSKGDNISVRRERIAEELRERGYEIDIQDATGRDGLTAIRRALTGGYDVIAGNVRVGLYLGYPLSVVRRTPFLGDVSDPISDIDSLPGPLFRFFEWYEWQALKRADATVFVYESSLLEATERGITDAVKLPNAVTFDLFADPDVNAISESQTILESDGVDLEKPIAIYIGVLSPTYGIHELLDAADITPEWEFVFVGEGPLESTVADAATDRENVTYPGAFPYELMPGFLHHADIGFCFKDAEQPLKLKEYGAAGLPIVARRGELERWYDPDELRFVELEPTAISDVLAEFQSDRTQRQSYAAAGRSIAREVSWEDVADGYDRLFRRIGPTETTESG from the coding sequence ATGAAGATCCTCTGGCTCCGACCGTCGAAAGGCGACAACATCAGCGTCCGCCGCGAGCGCATCGCGGAGGAGCTTCGAGAGCGCGGCTACGAGATCGACATACAGGACGCGACGGGGCGCGACGGTCTGACGGCGATCAGACGCGCACTCACCGGCGGTTACGACGTCATCGCCGGCAACGTCCGCGTTGGGCTCTACCTCGGCTACCCGCTCTCGGTCGTCCGACGGACGCCGTTTCTCGGCGACGTCAGCGACCCGATCTCGGACATCGACTCGCTTCCCGGTCCGCTCTTTCGATTCTTCGAGTGGTACGAGTGGCAGGCGTTAAAACGAGCGGATGCGACGGTGTTCGTCTACGAATCGTCGTTGCTGGAGGCCACTGAGCGCGGCATCACCGACGCCGTCAAGCTTCCAAACGCCGTCACCTTCGACCTGTTCGCCGATCCAGACGTGAACGCGATCTCGGAGTCGCAGACGATACTCGAATCAGACGGCGTCGACCTCGAAAAGCCGATCGCGATCTACATCGGCGTTCTCTCGCCGACCTACGGCATCCACGAATTGCTCGACGCGGCGGACATTACCCCCGAATGGGAGTTCGTCTTCGTCGGCGAGGGCCCGCTCGAGTCGACCGTCGCCGACGCGGCGACCGACCGCGAGAACGTCACGTACCCGGGAGCGTTCCCGTACGAGCTGATGCCCGGCTTTCTCCACCACGCCGATATCGGATTCTGTTTCAAAGACGCCGAGCAGCCGTTGAAGCTAAAGGAGTACGGCGCGGCCGGACTTCCGATCGTCGCTCGACGCGGCGAACTCGAACGATGGTACGACCCCGACGAGCTCCGCTTCGTCGAACTCGAGCCGACGGCGATCTCCGACGTACTGGCCGAGTTCCAGTCGGACCGAACGCAACGTCAGTCCTACGCCGCGGCCGGCCGATCGATCGCGCGAGAGGTAAGCTGGGAGGACGTCGCCGACGGGTACGATCGCCTCTTTCGTCGGATCGGGCCGACCGAGACGACGGAGTCCGGGTAG
- a CDS encoding class I SAM-dependent methyltransferase, with translation MGDFDAAALPPAFRRHLTDEDVRTNSTLQSFDAIRPQLTALEELEIETIVDVGCNRGGLTRALGEHLGASSVYGIELDDGMRDVASDRGIDVFDVDVETDPFPFADDSVDLVVSFGLLEHLRYYDHFFTETARILDSGWLWLSTPNLGSWVNRVALLTGFQPRNVELSRELAVGSLPIYDSDTFLNHVHAPTYRALRELLELYGFDRVHTTTVSPYQRSIIDRTLDRLFSLRTGWGRRIAVLAIQRR, from the coding sequence ATGGGCGATTTCGACGCTGCCGCGTTACCACCGGCGTTTCGCCGCCACCTCACGGACGAGGACGTGCGGACGAATTCGACGCTCCAATCGTTCGATGCGATACGACCGCAACTGACCGCGCTCGAAGAGCTCGAAATCGAGACGATAGTCGATGTCGGCTGTAACCGTGGCGGGCTAACGCGGGCGCTTGGTGAGCACCTGGGGGCGTCGAGTGTGTACGGTATCGAACTCGACGACGGGATGCGAGACGTCGCGTCCGACCGCGGAATTGATGTTTTCGACGTGGACGTCGAAACGGATCCGTTTCCGTTTGCCGACGATTCGGTCGACCTCGTCGTCTCGTTCGGCCTGCTCGAACACCTTCGATACTACGATCACTTCTTTACGGAGACGGCTCGCATCCTCGACTCCGGCTGGTTGTGGCTCTCGACGCCTAATCTCGGTAGTTGGGTGAACCGGGTAGCCCTCCTCACTGGATTCCAGCCGCGAAACGTCGAGCTGTCTCGCGAACTCGCTGTCGGCAGTCTGCCGATTTATGACTCTGATACCTTTTTAAATCACGTTCACGCGCCGACGTACCGGGCGCTTCGTGAACTACTGGAGCTCTACGGATTCGATCGAGTTCACACGACGACGGTCTCTCCGTATCAGCGGTCGATCATCGATCGGACGCTCGACCGTCTCTTTTCACTCAGAACGGGTTGGGGACGTCGAATTGCCGTATTGGCGATCCAGCGACGGTGA